The Zhihengliuella sp. ISTPL4 genomic interval TGGGTCTCGCCGGTCTGCTGGTCCTCTTCCTCTGGGTGTTCCGCGCCGTCGCCGTCCACGAGCAGTTCGAACCGCCGCTCTGGGTGCCCGTCGTGCGTCTGCTGCTCGGCGTCTTCCTCACGAGCGCCGCGGTCTGGGTGTATCGCAAAGGGCGGGCGCGGATCGCCGCCATGGCCGCGGCCTCCTCGCCGCGAGAGGTCGTCGCCGCCTCGCCCCAGCTGCCGGGATGGCTGCACTCGGTGGAGTCCTTCCGACCCGGACGCACCTTCCTGCTGGGACTCGCCCTGTTCGTCCTTAACCCCGTCGACGCCTCCTGCGCGGTCATCGCCGCCCTCGACATCTCGTTGGCCGACGTCGGCCCCGCCGCCACCGTCGCCGTCACCGTCGCCTTCGTCATCCTCGGGGCGCTGCCCATCGCCGCCCCCGTGCTGTACGTCGTCGCTCGCGGGGTGTCCGCGCAACCGGCACTGGATCGCCTGCGCACGTGGATCGCGGGGAACACGCACATCCTCAACGCCGCGATGCTGCT includes:
- a CDS encoding GAP family protein; translation: MGELIVSLLPVVLGVVLSPLAIMALVAVLVSRRARANGIAYLLGWLVGLAGLLVLFLWVFRAVAVHEQFEPPLWVPVVRLLLGVFLTSAAVWVYRKGRARIAAMAAASSPREVVAASPQLPGWLHSVESFRPGRTFLLGLALFVLNPVDASCAVIAALDISLADVGPAATVAVTVAFVILGALPIAAPVLYVVARGVSAQPALDRLRTWIAGNTHILNAAMLLVIGVLQLDKAVSALV